In Monomorium pharaonis isolate MP-MQ-018 chromosome 3, ASM1337386v2, whole genome shotgun sequence, a genomic segment contains:
- the LOC105835801 gene encoding uncharacterized protein LOC105835801 isoform X1 — MGMQHSKRQDTDDDIISQKTLDVVKILIHFLKEHARVEGLFRRAGRREVRQYILNSLKKGHKPHFEDSNGAALECAAALQIFLSRLKKPIMPQHVQELILADNPGVEAQVIAQDALGLIRQDVSGRHSELLIHVLDLIRHLTLSGPPSECSELRGSPLPVALLPVFFNLCPDDLIRWKQVAARFSELITEAAAQLRRDEQHDIHTETINSTSYTDTVSILPEESEELTRWQEFSLLYPIVRLRDHCNICHVGEMARVLITPLQRPVVGRLHPAIANSN; from the exons atggGAATGCAACATTCAAAACG GCAGGATACAGATGACGACATAATATCGCAGAAGACTTTAGATGTAGTGAAAAtacttatacattttttaaaagagc ATGCTAGGGTGGAAGGATTATTTCGACGAGCAGGACGTCGTGAGGTCCGACAGTATATCTTGAATTCTCTAAAAAAAGGCCATAAACCGCATTTTGAAGATTCAAATGGTGCAGCTCTAGAATGCGCGGCggctttacaaatttttctcaGCCGTCTAAAGAAACCGATTATGCCGCAGCATGTTCAAGAATTGATTCTTG cTGACAATCCAGGTGTAGAAGCACAAGTTATTGCGCAAGATGCTTTAGGACTTATTAGACAGGATGTTAGTGGTCGTCATAGTGAACTCCTAATCCATGTCTTGGATTTGATAAGGCATTTAACTCTGTCAGGACCTCCATCTGAGTGTTCTGAATTGAGAGGATCTCCATTACCCGTTGCGCTTTTACcagtgttttttaatttatgc cCTGATGACTTGATAAGATGGAAACAAGTGGCAGCCAGATTCAGCGAATTAATTACGGAAGCCGCCGCACAACTCCGTCGTGATGAACAACATGATATTCATACAGAAACTATAAATTCTACAAGTTACACTGAT ACAGTTTCAATTTTGCCAGAAGAATCTGAAGAATTAACAAGATGGCAAGAATTTTCGTTATTATATCCCATCGTGCGACTTAGAGatcattgtaatattt GTCATGTTGGTGAGATGGCACGTGTTCTTATTACACCGTTACAACGTCCAGTTGTTGGCAGGTTACATCCGGCAATTgctaattctaattaa
- the LOC105828206 gene encoding pollen-specific leucine-rich repeat extensin-like protein 2 yields MYLKSCCALFLLALVACQAAPSSPLSEELINEAEAFTSSDIKLEDTGAEKDRAKKSSTTFCVEVRSGKPEQVPCPSRQEARPQALIQESRPVVVVQPVPVPAPMPVSIERQPIVITQPQLPLVQTVQQLQPPQVVQQQQSSQQTHVNVPPPSQPAQPQPAPQAAPAPTPIINIVPPAPAPCDRPTIVQPPQPSIHTVHVIHPQLQPQPKPVVTKEPIKEQKPAIHLVQPQRIVKELPLPQQHITVMQKVRPSVFPVQSQALNAIPLLLPYAQPNTCNHDKEKFECSCRPENRLENRIPTLTPYGRAMPSDMTFESLPYRSAMMSDSSIMSNEPIFVNSEGEMEGRHRKLKQYSPLNLSVQFPVIYPSTDNSPKYYGPQYPSPAYTNSYTYPSTYGNYGNYGNYGNYGTSYPYGTSYLNYDSQASANNIPAVTVNAGGPFYGRESLHTDSSRKEEMIPSEVLSTTTKMIDTSINQKREADMQLKEQEIIQKVKESNNEIS; encoded by the exons ATGTATCTGAAGAGTTGTTGCGCGTTGTTCCTGCTGGCGCTGGTCGCCTGTCAGGCTGCACCCTCATCCCCGTTGTCCGAGGAATTGATCAACGAGGCAGAGGCATTCACTAGTAGCGATATAAAATTGGAAGATACTGGTGCGGAAaaagatagagcgaaaaaatcATCAACGACCTTTTGTGTGGAAGTTCGTTCGGGAAAGCCAGAACAGGTGCCTTGCCCTTCCAGACAGGAGGCAAGACCACAAGCGTTGATTCAGGAATCTAGACCGGTGGTTGTCGTGCAACCCGTACCAGTACCAGCACCAATGCCTGTATCAATTGAGAGACAGCCGATTGTGATCACACAGCCGCAACTTCCTCTAGTTCAGACGGTCCAGCAATTGCAACCTCCTCAAGTAGTCCAGCAACAGCAATCATCGCAACAGACTCACGTCAATGTTCCTCCGCCTAGCCAGCCTGCTCAGCCTCAGCCAGCTCCTCAAGCAGCACCAGCTCCTACTCCGATCATTAACATCGTACCGCCAGCTCCTGCACCTTGTGACAGACCAACCATTGTACAGCCACCACAGCCATCAATTCACACGGTTCATGTCATTCATCCACAATTACAACCTCAACCAAAGCCAGTTGTGACCAAAGAACCGATTAAGGAACAGAAGCCAGCCATACATTTAGTGCAGCCACAGCGTATAGTAAAG GAACTACCACTTCCACAACAGCACATCACTGTTATGCAAAAGGTTCGTCCGTCAGTTTTTCCTGTTCAATCCCAGGCCTTGAATGCCATT CCGTTGCTATTGCCGTATGCACAACCCAACACCTGCAACcatgataaagaaaaattcgaATGCAGCTGCAGACCAGAGAACCGACTCGAGAACCGTATTCCTACGCTAACACCCTACGGTCGCGCAATGCCTAGCGACATGACTTTCGAATCTCTGCCCTATAGATCCGCGATGATGTCCGATTCTAGCATCATGTCAAATGAACCCATCTTTGTTAATTCAGAAGGAGAAATG GAAGGAAGGCACAGAAAATTAAAACAGTATTCCCCTTTGAACCTCTCGGTGCAATTCCCAGTCATATATCCTTCCACCGACAATTCCCCTAAATATTATGGACCTCAGTATCCCTCTCCAGCATATACTAATTCTTACACCTACCCAAGCACTTATGGAAATTATGGAAATTATGGAAATTATGGAAATTATGGAACCTCTTATCCTTATGGAACTTCTTATCTTAACTACGACTCTCAAGCTTCAGCAAATAATATACCGGCTGTTACTGTAAATGCGGGAGGACCATTTTATGGTCGCGAATCTCTTCACACCGATTCATCGCGTAAAGAAGAAATGATACCAAGCGAAGTACTTTCAACTACTACCAAAATGATAGATACCTCCATCAATCAAAAGCGAGAGGCTGACATGCAGTTGAAAGAACAAGAAATTATACAGAAAGTGAAAGAAAGCAACAACGAAATTTCATAA
- the LOC105835800 gene encoding uncharacterized protein LOC105835800 yields the protein MSRQISRFLLFYLSVSAILAYGLSRRIPRGASCPSCSQDCPEALTVQLPWSPRQESKLQDISVSPYQNSPYSRFIQRGISQDIEHDDNIPLSQNSMPFGNFRRFFQQEPTTKHSIFKDYLNNDPRYLDRQEIFSQDKPARGYPPVVPSRQIFDKSENLFFRNPRNKYSDQTSSLSGDYKKTKDYLETEEDPMSKVQVVYRADKDANPLWKSSRDISSNIFQSDRSFENIYGTRQEDILDEERNAIKKSSNSISQLRYPQERYNPIGFDLSEVKRDSYIKDRNIPKSTKEFLDNWDIAKDSSRSLNLGQSKNNLLEEYPAEKQEIIVKDDTDQINSKSYDSKFSQDSNIWKSRKDEESLDSLMKTNARSFENEEDAEDMKKYFDDRTEPFVDDEDMKEYFEDKTEYNRDEDTIPTLGIERDNYKSLPQNIWKGTESDEFLDLDFMRENSQESGQLRLYSDENDEYPFFEDEQNEGVIFQDKPNIDAETARAPVINAYNAYILPRYLNIVNDKKDLAKSETPELEAKSNLHVNPVIKMNHKFFEDDAIIEDNARIQDLILSKNNLDVQKYSNPIPDKRNNVKNKNEALTELDPDLLDDIEDPPVGTTESTPM from the exons ATGTCGAGACAAATTTCTcgctttttgttattttatttatccgtGAGTGCGATCTTAGCTTACGGATTATCCCGAAGGATTCCTAGAGGAGCATCCTGTCCCTCGTGTAGTCAAGATTGCCCAGAAGCCTTGACTGTTCAATTACCATG GAGTCCTCGACAAGAATCAAAATTGCAAGATATTTCCGTCAGTCCGTACCAAAATTCTCCTTATTCTCGTTTTATACAAAGAGGAATATCTCAAGATATAGAACACGATGATAACATTCCATTGAGTCAAAATTCGATGCCATTCGGAAACTTTAGAAGGTTCTTTCAACAAGAACCTACAACTaaacattcaatttttaaagacTATCTCAATAATGATCCGAGATACTTAGACagacaagaaatattttctcaagACAAACCTGCGAGAGGATACCCTCCTGTCGTTCCATCGCGgcaaatttttgacaaatcgGAAAATTTGTTCTTCAGAAATCCTCGCAATAAATATTCAGATCAGACATCATCCTTGTCAGGGGACTacaaaaaaacgaaagatTATTTAGAGACTGAAGAAGATCCTATGAGCAAAGTGCAAGTTGTATATCGCGCTGATAAAGATGCAAACCCTTTATGGAAGAGTTCAAGAGATATTTCTTCAAATATCTTCCAATCAGACAGATCTTTCGAAAATATTTACGGAACTCGCCAGGAAGATATTCTCGATGAAGAAAGAAATGCGATTAAAAAGTCTTCGAATTCTATCAGCCAGCTGAGATATCCTCAAGAAAGATATAATCCCATAGGATTCGATCTGTCAGAAGTGAAGCGTGATTCTTATATTAAGGATAGAAATATTCCGAAATCGACGAAAGAATTTTTGGATAATTGGGACATCGCTAAGGATTCATCGCGATCTTTGAATCTGGGACAATCTAAGAATAATCTCTTAGAGGAATATCCTGCAGAGaaacaagaaattattgttaaagatGATACTGACCAAATCAATTCTAAATCTTATGATTCTAAATTTTCTCAAGATTCAAATATATGGAAATCAAGAAAAGATGAAGAATCGTTAGATTCTTTGATGAAAACAAATGCTAGAAGTTTCGAAAATGAGGAAGATGCtgaagatatgaaaaaatatttcgacgACAGAACTGAACCCTTTGTGGATGACGAAGACatgaaagaatattttgaagATAAGACTGAATACAATAGAGATGAAGATACCATTCCGACCCTCGGGATTGAACGAGATAATTACAAATCTTTACCTCAGAATATTTGGAAAGGTACAGAAAGTGATGAATTCCTCGATTTAGATTTTATGCGCGAAAACTCGCAAGAGAGTGGACAATTGAGATTATACTCTGACGAAAATGATGAATATCCGTTCTTTGAAGACGAGCAAAACGAAGGTGTAATCTTTCAAGACAAACCAAATATCGACGCTGAAACTGCTCGCGCACCTGTGATTAATGCCTATAACGCCTACATACTTCCTCGTTacttaaatattgtaaatgatAAGAAGGATTTGGCAAAGTCCGAGACGCCGGAATTGGAAGCTAAAAGCAATCTACATGTGAATcctgtaataaaaatgaatcatAAATTCTTCGAGGACGATGCTATTATTGAAGATAACGCGCGCATCCAAGATCTTATACTTTCTAAGAATAATTTAGATGTACAGAAATACAGCAATCCTATTCCCGACAAacgaaataatgtaaaaaataagaatgagGCTTTGACAGAACTTGATCCTGATCTATTGGACGACATTGAAGATCCTCCAGTAGGAACAACCGAATCAACACCAATGTAA
- the LOC105835801 gene encoding uncharacterized protein LOC105835801 isoform X2, which translates to MGMQHSKRQDTDDDIISQKTLDVVKILIHFLKEHARVEGLFRRAGRREVRQYILNSLKKGHKPHFEDSNGAALECAAALQIFLSRLKKPIMPQHVQELILADNPGVEAQVIAQDALGLIRQDVSGRHSELLIHVLDLIRHLTLSGPPSECSELRGSPLPVALLPVFFNLCPDDLIRWKQVAARFSELITEAAAQLRRDEQHDIHTETINSTSYTDFQFCQKNLKN; encoded by the exons atggGAATGCAACATTCAAAACG GCAGGATACAGATGACGACATAATATCGCAGAAGACTTTAGATGTAGTGAAAAtacttatacattttttaaaagagc ATGCTAGGGTGGAAGGATTATTTCGACGAGCAGGACGTCGTGAGGTCCGACAGTATATCTTGAATTCTCTAAAAAAAGGCCATAAACCGCATTTTGAAGATTCAAATGGTGCAGCTCTAGAATGCGCGGCggctttacaaatttttctcaGCCGTCTAAAGAAACCGATTATGCCGCAGCATGTTCAAGAATTGATTCTTG cTGACAATCCAGGTGTAGAAGCACAAGTTATTGCGCAAGATGCTTTAGGACTTATTAGACAGGATGTTAGTGGTCGTCATAGTGAACTCCTAATCCATGTCTTGGATTTGATAAGGCATTTAACTCTGTCAGGACCTCCATCTGAGTGTTCTGAATTGAGAGGATCTCCATTACCCGTTGCGCTTTTACcagtgttttttaatttatgc cCTGATGACTTGATAAGATGGAAACAAGTGGCAGCCAGATTCAGCGAATTAATTACGGAAGCCGCCGCACAACTCCGTCGTGATGAACAACATGATATTCATACAGAAACTATAAATTCTACAAGTTACACTGAT TTTCAATTTTGCCAGAAGAATCTGAAGAATTAA